The Spirosoma radiotolerans genome has a window encoding:
- a CDS encoding acyltransferase, with product MGLTLLEFARSLRLYLYNAFFCKIPFSNVRLFFIRFYVQLGEKSNVCTNVKILSKKIKRNHISIGNNCIINPGCLLDGREGRITIHNNVDIARGTWIFTLEHDPHSDYHSTKSGNVIIEDYVWIASRVTILPGVRIGRGSVIASGAVVTKDIPPMSIAGGVPAKIIGTRESQLLYKNNYFPHLYI from the coding sequence ATGGGCCTAACATTGTTGGAGTTTGCTAGATCACTGCGATTGTATTTATATAATGCATTTTTTTGTAAAATTCCTTTTTCTAACGTTCGATTATTTTTTATTCGTTTTTACGTTCAGCTGGGTGAAAAATCAAATGTATGCACGAACGTGAAGATATTAAGTAAGAAAATTAAACGAAACCACATCAGTATTGGGAATAATTGCATAATTAATCCAGGATGCTTATTGGATGGGCGGGAAGGTAGAATAACAATTCATAATAATGTTGATATTGCACGTGGTACATGGATATTTACTCTTGAACACGATCCACATTCGGATTACCATTCTACGAAGTCTGGAAATGTTATAATAGAAGATTATGTATGGATAGCTTCTCGAGTAACAATTTTGCCAGGTGTACGAATTGGTCGTGGGAGTGTTATAGCTTCAGGTGCTGTTGTCACAAAGGATATACCTCCAATGTCAATTGCGGGTGGTGTACCTGCTAAGATAATAGGCACACGAGAGTCCCAGCTTTTATACAAAAATAATTACTTTCCGCATTTGTATATATAA